AGAACCATAAACTGGCTGAAAAGTCAATAAAAATCACACCCTGAAATTAAGGTGAGTTTTTGTCCACTTATATGAAATAAATTGTATTTTGTTATGATCAAATCTGTTGTAAGGACAAAACATACCTCATTTATAACAGGTTGTTCCCGTTAATCAATTATTTCAGAGTTGTATAAATAAAAAAAACAGGAGGATACTCCTGTTTTTTTTATTTAATCACTTTGTCCGTTAATTATTTTTTTTGCCATATCCAGAATTGTTGTATCGTCCAGTGATACTACTCCGCCACTTGGTCCCTGTTCTACGTGAATTCCGATACTTTCTCCGGATTTATAGTGCGATCCTCCGAAATAATTTCTAACTGTTTCTTCATTCATATTAAGCCTATCAGCGATAAGTTTCATACTGCCGTGAGGCAGTTTGTCTTTAATTTCCCTGAGTTCATTAAATGTGATGGTCATGTCTTTAATATTTTGGGGGTTAATACTTTATTTTCTTAAGAGGAAAGTAATATTTAATTAAAGAACGTTTAAAATTAAAAATTTTTTAATACAAACAAAAATATTTACCTTATTTATTTGGTGATTTAAATCAATTATAATCAGCTTAAAATTAGAAGTTTAATTTGAAGCGAAGAAAGGCTAAATTGAAATTTGCCCTTTTATGTTCCATCAGTTCTCCGCTGAACCTTTGTACATAGAGGGAGCAGTCAAAATTATCAGATAATGAGTAACTTACGGACGGGCCGGC
The nucleotide sequence above comes from Bacteroidota bacterium. Encoded proteins:
- a CDS encoding DNA-binding protein → MTITFNELREIKDKLPHGSMKLIADRLNMNEETVRNYFGGSHYKSGESIGIHVEQGPSGGVVSLDDTTILDMAKKIINGQSD